Proteins encoded together in one Telopea speciosissima isolate NSW1024214 ecotype Mountain lineage chromosome 6, Tspe_v1, whole genome shotgun sequence window:
- the LOC122663797 gene encoding ubiquitin carboxyl-terminal hydrolase 3-like, with protein sequence MAAPNEIPSTKKWLPLEANPDIMNQFLRGLGLPVDEAEFYDVYGLDDELLEMVPKPVLAVLFLYPLTAETEAERLSEKESLKKEPSEKVYYMKQTVGNACGTIGLLHAIGNVSSEIRPCEDSYLDRFFKSTAHMDPMERALFLEKDTEMEDAHLVAASAGDTEAPDINTSVDTHFICLSCVDGELYELDGRKSQPISHGPSSPSSLLQDAAKVIKGMIQKNPNSINFNVIALSRKSAGAL encoded by the exons ATGGCTGCTCCAAACGAAATTCCTTCCACTAAGAAATGGCTGCCTCTCGAAGCTAACCCTGATATCATGAaccag TTTCTAAGGGGCCTAGGTCTGCCAGTGGATGAAGCAGAGTTCTATGACGTGTATGGTTTGGATGATGAACTCTTGGAAATGGTTCCCAAGCCTGTGCTTGCTGTGCTTTTTCTTTATCCCCTTACTGCTGAG ACTGAAGCAGAGAGATTGTCAGAGAAAGAGAGTTTGAAGAAG GAACCAAGTGAAAAAGTTTATTACATGAAACAAACCGTGGGTAATGCTTGTGGAACTATTGGACTTCTTCATGCAATAGGAAATGTCTCTTCAGAGATTAGGCCTT GCGAGGATTCGTACCTTGATAGATTCTTTAAATCAACTGCTCACATGGATCCAATGGAG CGTGCTTTATTTCTTGAGAAAGACACGGAAATGGAGGATGCACATTTAGTAGCAGCTAGTGCTGGTGATACTGAG GCTCCTGATATCAATACAAGTGTGGACACTCATTTCATTTGCTTATCATGTGTGGATG GAGAACTTTATGAGCTTGATGGAAGAAAGTCGCAACCAATATCACATGGTCCTTCTTCACCCAGCAGCTTGTTGCAG GATGCGGCAAAAGTCATAAAAGGAATGATCCAAAAGAACCCCAATTCAATAAATTTCAATGTTATTGCACTCTCGAGGAAGAGTGCTGGAGCATTGTAA
- the LOC122665213 gene encoding oleosin 1-like gives MAEQRDQRQQQEGPMADLRAQFGPQYGQQEQPRCRQVVKAATAVTAGGSFLVLSGLTLAATVIGLTVATPVLVIFSPVLVPAVITVGLLMAGFLTSGALGAAAVTVLSWIYRYVTGKHPLGAEQLDQASYKLSGKARDMRDRAEQQFGQQQQHFRSGVQAS, from the coding sequence ATGGCGGAGCAACGCGACCAACGCCAGCAACAAGAAGGTCCGATGGCTGACCTACGTGCACAGTTTGGCCCACAGTACGGCCAGCAAGAGCAACCGCGTTGTCGTCAGGTGGTGAAGGCAGCGACTGCTGTCACCGCGGGAGGATCATTTTTGGTGTTATCGGGTCTAACACTGGCGGCAACTGTGATAGGACTGACGGTGGCGACGCCAGTGCTGGTGATATTCAGCCCAGTACTTGTGCCGGCGGTGATAACGGTGGGGTTGCTGATGGCCGGGTTCTTGACTTCGGGTGCGTTAGGGGCGGCTGCGGTGACGGTGTTGTCATGGATATACAGGTATGTGACAGGGAAGCATCCACTTGGTGCGGAACAGTTGGACCAGGCAAGCTATAAGCTGTCAGGCAAGGCTAGGGACATGAGGGATCGGGCTGAGCAGCAGTTCgggcagcaacagcagcacTTCAGGAGTGGTGTTCAAGCTTCTTAA